The Opitutaceae bacterium genome has a window encoding:
- a CDS encoding response regulator transcription factor, producing the protein MSETKAKKILVVDDEADVTELVAYHLKAKGFTVEALNDPNGSLSTARLFQPDLVILDVMMPDLSGIQICRLLRADPQLRNVPVVFLTARAEEGDRIQGLETGADDYICKPFSPKELVLRIQSILRRANETPATAPKLLTAGQLVLDIDRHAVTVNGDPVELTATEFKLLRLLMERRGRVQTREHLLINVWNYETEIETRTVDTHIRRLREKLGAEADWIETIRGVGYRMAERKVDACSSS; encoded by the coding sequence ATGAGCGAGACAAAGGCCAAAAAGATCCTCGTAGTTGACGACGAAGCAGACGTGACTGAACTCGTCGCCTATCACCTCAAGGCAAAAGGGTTCACTGTTGAGGCGCTCAACGATCCCAACGGGAGCCTGTCCACGGCAAGGCTGTTTCAGCCCGATCTTGTGATACTCGATGTGATGATGCCCGACCTAAGCGGAATCCAGATCTGCCGACTCCTTCGCGCCGATCCTCAACTTCGCAACGTCCCGGTCGTGTTTCTCACCGCCAGAGCGGAAGAGGGCGACCGAATTCAGGGATTGGAGACAGGGGCCGATGACTATATTTGTAAACCGTTTAGCCCCAAGGAGTTGGTGCTTCGGATTCAGTCTATTCTCCGGCGTGCAAACGAGACGCCGGCGACCGCTCCCAAGCTGCTCACCGCCGGCCAACTGGTCCTCGACATCGACCGGCACGCGGTGACGGTGAATGGAGATCCCGTGGAACTCACGGCTACCGAATTCAAGTTGCTTCGACTCCTGATGGAGCGTCGTGGACGGGTGCAGACGCGCGAGCACTTGCTCATCAATGTTTGGAATTATGAGACAGAGATTGAAACGCGCACGGTCGACACACACATCCGTCGACTTCGCGAGAAACTCGGCGCAGAAGCCGATTGGATTGAAACCATCCGCGGTGTCGGCTACCGGATGGCTGAACGTAAAGTCGACGCATGCTCATCCTCATAA
- a CDS encoding ATP-binding protein: MLILIILALALALIWTLVRLYRLQRASRLLHQAVLQKQPLLREDTPDSIDSDLDRLREETNELIAETARLQQQRTGHLAQLDATLGSLREAVLIVDSDNHILLANRALKAIFPQATHTLNQRLERVLHSVDFLEYVAEVRKGETPPRAEMEFASGNQSVWVEVTGTPIPSAQNGGRPWALFVLHDITRQKQLEGIRKEFVANVSHELRTPLAIIKGYTETLVDGHREMTIDDRDRFLRTIQRHSERLNSLLEDLLILSRLESINPGLRRESTLLQNLILTIVEDYRARPSASNHTIAVELDEGIGEMMLDPLKITQVFENLLDNALKYTPRGSRIAIRAKAVPGEVEVSVADNGTGIPANDLPHIFERFYRVDKGRSRETGGTGLGLSIVKHIIQLHGGRVSVDSTLGKGTTFILTLPLRKTE, from the coding sequence ATGCTCATCCTCATAATCCTGGCGCTCGCCCTGGCGCTAATCTGGACGCTGGTCCGGCTGTATCGCCTTCAGCGTGCAAGCCGTCTTCTTCACCAGGCTGTTTTGCAGAAGCAACCGCTCTTGCGCGAAGACACTCCAGATTCGATCGATTCTGACTTGGACCGTTTGCGGGAGGAGACAAACGAGTTGATTGCCGAGACTGCACGGCTGCAGCAGCAGCGTACCGGTCACCTTGCGCAACTCGATGCGACGCTCGGAAGTCTTCGCGAGGCCGTCCTGATTGTTGACAGTGACAACCATATCCTCCTCGCGAACCGCGCGCTGAAGGCAATTTTCCCGCAGGCGACGCACACGCTGAATCAAAGGCTCGAGCGGGTGCTGCACAGTGTCGACTTCCTCGAGTATGTGGCCGAGGTCCGGAAAGGGGAGACACCGCCCCGTGCCGAAATGGAGTTCGCTTCCGGCAACCAGTCGGTTTGGGTGGAGGTGACCGGCACTCCCATTCCCTCGGCCCAGAATGGGGGGCGCCCCTGGGCGCTTTTCGTTCTACACGACATCACACGTCAGAAACAATTAGAGGGGATTCGAAAGGAGTTCGTCGCGAACGTGTCCCACGAGCTGCGCACACCACTCGCGATCATCAAGGGCTACACGGAGACGCTCGTCGACGGCCATCGAGAGATGACCATCGATGACCGCGACCGTTTTCTTCGCACCATTCAACGGCATTCCGAACGCCTGAATTCGCTCTTGGAAGACCTGCTGATCCTTTCGCGCCTGGAGTCAATTAACCCGGGATTGCGCCGCGAGTCGACGTTGCTGCAGAACTTGATCCTGACCATCGTCGAGGATTACCGGGCCCGGCCATCTGCATCCAACCACACGATCGCAGTGGAACTCGACGAAGGGATCGGCGAGATGATGCTGGATCCCCTCAAGATCACGCAGGTGTTTGAGAATCTCTTGGACAACGCACTCAAGTACACACCCAGGGGGTCAAGGATTGCCATCCGTGCGAAAGCAGTGCCCGGCGAGGTGGAGGTGAGTGTAGCTGACAACGGCACCGGCATTCCCGCAAATGACCTCCCTCACATTTTCGAGCGTTTCTATCGAGTCGACAAAGGTCGGTCACGGGAGACGGGCGGCACAGGACTCGGCCTTTCGATCGTGAAGCATATCATTCAGCTTCACGGCGGTCGGGTGAGCGTGGATTCGACGCTGGGGAAGGGGACCACGTTTATTTTGACGCTCCCGTTGCGCAAGACGGAGTGA
- a CDS encoding methyltransferase domain-containing protein — MYNPERTADFLARRDARRSALREELATRLAGVGECTLEIGCGHGHFLTAYAAAHPEEICLGIDIILDRLERAERKRTRAGLEQLQFIRAEAGEFLDALPAEIRWHRIFVLFPDPWPKRRHHKNRLIQPEFLSALARRATPDARLCFRTDHAPYFADSLLTVHEHPDWEVAEGEAWPFEHETVFQSRAAGYQSWIARHRVTPLI, encoded by the coding sequence ATGTATAACCCGGAGCGTACCGCTGATTTCCTCGCACGCCGCGACGCACGTCGCTCCGCGTTGCGTGAGGAATTGGCCACCCGGCTCGCAGGGGTGGGGGAGTGCACCCTGGAGATCGGTTGCGGCCACGGGCACTTTCTCACGGCGTACGCGGCCGCTCATCCCGAGGAGATCTGCCTCGGGATAGACATCATCCTCGACCGGTTGGAGCGAGCCGAGCGAAAGCGTACTCGGGCTGGACTCGAGCAACTGCAGTTCATTCGGGCAGAGGCGGGAGAGTTCCTCGATGCGCTCCCAGCGGAGATCCGTTGGCATCGGATCTTCGTCCTCTTTCCCGATCCTTGGCCGAAGCGACGCCACCACAAGAACCGGCTGATCCAACCAGAGTTTCTATCAGCGCTTGCCCGCCGGGCGACCCCTGACGCCCGCCTCTGCTTCCGCACCGACCATGCCCCTTACTTCGCGGATTCGCTCCTTACGGTGCACGAACACCCGGATTGGGAAGTGGCTGAAGGTGAAGCGTGGCCCTTCGAACACGAAACAGTCTTCCAGTCCCGCGCAGCCGGTTACCAAAGTTGGATCGCGCGTCACCGGGTCACACCGTTAATCTAA
- a CDS encoding F0F1 ATP synthase subunit A: protein MSVSIRPLLTTLFLALSSATAFGAEGGHEKASYLKGVFEPYHIPNTILTSFVITIAIIIAVRWAVGTPKIIPGRGQAVVESAIDAMRGLYEPIVGKKAMPMAFPVLLTLFIFIVFHNWSGLLPGVGTIGWGTVHDGSFHVDTPLIRPHTSELNGTIALALISFGAWFIIVMRYAGPGLLLKDLFGNKADKKELAPAMYWGLSLVFLVVGFIEVVSIFIRPVTLSMRLFGNVYGGENLLHAMHFLPPFYFLELLVGFVQGLVFTLLSAVYIGLICNHGDDHHDEEHAEGHEAAHH, encoded by the coding sequence ATGTCCGTATCCATCCGCCCTCTCCTCACCACGTTGTTTCTCGCGCTGTCGAGCGCGACCGCGTTTGGCGCGGAAGGCGGGCATGAGAAAGCTTCGTATCTCAAGGGCGTTTTCGAGCCGTATCACATTCCCAATACGATTCTTACGAGTTTCGTCATCACGATCGCCATCATCATCGCGGTGAGGTGGGCGGTCGGCACACCGAAGATCATTCCTGGCCGCGGTCAGGCGGTCGTCGAGAGCGCGATCGATGCGATGCGCGGCCTTTACGAGCCCATCGTGGGGAAGAAGGCAATGCCGATGGCTTTCCCGGTTCTTCTCACGCTGTTCATTTTTATCGTTTTCCACAATTGGTCCGGCCTCTTGCCCGGAGTGGGGACGATTGGATGGGGCACCGTCCACGATGGCAGCTTTCACGTCGATACGCCGCTAATCCGGCCTCACACCTCCGAGCTGAATGGCACCATCGCCCTCGCCCTGATTTCCTTCGGCGCTTGGTTCATCATCGTGATGCGCTACGCGGGTCCCGGCCTGCTATTGAAGGACCTTTTTGGCAACAAAGCCGACAAGAAGGAGCTCGCGCCCGCCATGTACTGGGGCCTCTCCCTGGTCTTTCTGGTCGTCGGTTTCATTGAGGTTGTTTCCATCTTTATTCGCCCGGTAACGCTTTCGATGCGTCTCTTCGGCAACGTGTACGGAGGGGAGAACCTCCTGCACGCCATGCATTTCCTCCCTCCGTTCTATTTCCTCGAACTGCTGGTGGGCTTCGTTCAGGGCCTGGTGTTCACGCTGCTCAGCGCCGTCTACATCGGCCTGATTTGCAACCACGGCGACGACCATCACGACGAGGAACACGCGGAGGGCCACGAAGCCGCCCACCACTGA
- a CDS encoding ATPase, with the protein MILAEITGNIASAAGLIAAATAVGLIGTKAAEAVGRNPAASGKILVQSILGMALAEGLGLLALFLAK; encoded by the coding sequence ATGATCCTCGCTGAAATCACTGGCAACATCGCCAGCGCCGCTGGTCTCATCGCCGCCGCCACCGCCGTCGGCCTCATTGGCACGAAGGCCGCCGAAGCCGTCGGCCGCAATCCCGCCGCTTCCGGCAAGATTCTCGTCCAGTCCATCCTCGGTATGGCGCTGGCCGAAGGTCTCGGCCTCCTGGCCCTCTTCCTCGCGAAGTAA
- the atpF gene encoding F0F1 ATP synthase subunit B, translating to MFSSLLAVAAPAAEAQAEHAASGGLVHDLVEKFGIDAVNVGMQLLSFTILAVVLYRFAIKPVLATMDERTRKIEAGLKHAEDMKAQLAAAQQESATLIKSAQTEATRIIEEARKTAKEFSDKTQKEATERANGLITKAQQAIELEHKKMLSDARGEIARLVVTTTERVLAKKLTDNDRAAYNDAASKELASL from the coding sequence ATGTTCTCCTCGCTCCTTGCCGTCGCGGCACCCGCTGCCGAAGCCCAAGCCGAACACGCCGCCTCGGGCGGCCTCGTGCACGACCTCGTCGAGAAGTTTGGCATCGATGCCGTCAACGTCGGCATGCAGCTGCTCAGCTTCACGATCTTGGCGGTCGTGCTGTACCGCTTCGCGATCAAGCCGGTGCTCGCCACGATGGATGAGCGCACGCGCAAGATCGAGGCCGGCCTCAAGCACGCCGAGGACATGAAGGCGCAGCTCGCCGCCGCGCAACAGGAGAGCGCCACGCTCATCAAGAGCGCGCAGACCGAGGCCACCCGGATCATCGAGGAGGCCCGCAAGACCGCCAAGGAATTCAGCGACAAGACCCAGAAGGAGGCGACGGAGCGCGCCAACGGGCTGATCACCAAGGCGCAGCAGGCGATCGAGCTCGAGCACAAGAAGATGCTTTCCGACGCCCGCGGCGAGATCGCCCGCCTGGTCGTCACCACCACCGAGCGCGTCCTCGCGAAGAAGCTCACCGACAACGACCGCGCCGCCTACAACGACGCCGCGTCGAAGGAGCTCGCGAGCCTCTAA
- a CDS encoding F0F1 ATP synthase subunit delta, with product MAVPKKVQNLARELFKLSLEQGRLSADRVAAVLAYVEKTKPAHTVAVLQAYQRLIAREVARGQVVIEHAGPVNTGLLDQISAALSKRYGRTVTWVSKPNPALLAGLRARIGDDVYESSAAGQLSTLATNA from the coding sequence ATGGCCGTCCCGAAGAAAGTCCAGAACCTCGCCCGCGAGCTCTTCAAGCTGAGCCTCGAGCAGGGTCGCCTGTCCGCGGATCGCGTGGCGGCCGTCCTCGCCTACGTAGAGAAGACCAAGCCTGCGCACACCGTCGCCGTCCTCCAGGCTTACCAGCGACTGATCGCCCGCGAGGTCGCGCGCGGCCAGGTGGTGATTGAGCATGCAGGCCCGGTGAACACCGGGCTGCTCGACCAGATCTCCGCCGCCCTGAGCAAGCGCTACGGGCGCACCGTCACCTGGGTGTCGAAACCCAATCCGGCGCTCCTCGCCGGCCTCCGCGCCCGCATCGGTGACGACGTCTACGAATCCTCAGCCGCCGGCCAGCTCTCCACGCTTGCCACCAACGCCTAA
- the atpA gene encoding F0F1 ATP synthase subunit alpha, translating to MSTVIEQIEQQIAKLQNKAVKKNTGTIRTVADGVAKIDGLSDVMYNEMVQFPGGAIGIALNLEEDEVGCVILGDVSQLKEGDEVQTTGRLLSVPVGKALLGRTVDALGNPLDGKGPIDAKETYPVEKIAPGIIVRKSVSQPLFTGIMAIDSMIPIGRGQRELIIGDRGTGKTTIAIDTIINQAKINKVGLASGDPKFRPVYSIYVAVGQKNSNIVRTLSALEAAGALEYTIVVAASAADNPANQYLAPYSGAAIGEWFMENGMDALIVYDDLSKHAVAYRQISLILKRPSGREAYPGDVFYLHSRLLERAARLDGKGSLTALPIIETLAGDVSAYIPTNVISITDGQIFLETDLFNQGTRPAVSVGLSVSRVGSAAQIKATKQVGGKLKGELAQFRELAAFAQFGSDLDAKTKAQLDRGSRIVELFKQPAFSPIPIEQQVVTLWAMQKGYYDGFDIKKVTAAAVSLREFFATRKDALLTEIRNKAALDADLEGKLKASVDEWKNSYNG from the coding sequence ATGAGCACGGTCATCGAACAAATCGAACAGCAGATCGCCAAGCTGCAAAACAAGGCGGTCAAAAAGAACACCGGCACCATTCGCACCGTCGCCGACGGCGTCGCCAAGATCGACGGCCTCTCCGACGTGATGTACAACGAGATGGTCCAGTTCCCCGGTGGCGCCATCGGCATCGCGCTCAATCTCGAGGAGGACGAAGTCGGCTGCGTCATCCTCGGTGACGTTTCCCAGCTCAAGGAGGGCGACGAGGTCCAGACAACCGGCCGCCTCCTCTCCGTCCCGGTGGGCAAGGCGCTCCTCGGTCGCACGGTCGACGCCCTTGGCAACCCGCTCGACGGCAAAGGCCCCATCGACGCCAAGGAAACCTACCCGGTCGAAAAGATTGCCCCTGGCATCATCGTCCGCAAGTCGGTGAGCCAGCCCCTCTTCACGGGCATCATGGCGATCGACTCGATGATCCCGATCGGCCGCGGCCAGCGCGAACTTATCATCGGCGACCGCGGCACCGGCAAGACCACCATCGCGATCGACACCATCATCAACCAGGCGAAGATCAACAAGGTCGGCCTTGCTTCGGGTGACCCGAAGTTCCGTCCGGTTTACTCGATCTACGTCGCTGTCGGTCAGAAGAATTCCAACATCGTCCGCACCCTTTCGGCCCTCGAAGCCGCGGGCGCCCTTGAGTACACCATCGTTGTCGCCGCATCCGCCGCCGACAATCCGGCCAATCAATACCTGGCCCCGTACTCCGGCGCCGCAATCGGCGAGTGGTTCATGGAGAACGGCATGGACGCGCTGATCGTCTATGATGACCTCTCCAAGCACGCGGTGGCCTATCGCCAGATTTCGCTGATCCTGAAGCGTCCGTCGGGCCGCGAAGCTTACCCGGGCGACGTGTTCTATCTCCACAGCCGCCTGCTTGAGCGCGCCGCTCGTCTCGACGGCAAGGGATCGCTCACAGCGCTGCCGATCATTGAGACCCTTGCTGGCGACGTCTCGGCCTACATCCCGACGAACGTTATCTCGATTACCGACGGGCAGATCTTCCTCGAAACAGATCTCTTCAACCAGGGCACGCGCCCCGCGGTGTCGGTCGGTCTCTCCGTGTCCCGCGTCGGTTCCGCCGCGCAGATCAAGGCGACCAAGCAGGTCGGTGGTAAACTCAAGGGCGAACTCGCCCAGTTCCGCGAACTCGCGGCCTTCGCGCAGTTCGGTTCCGACCTCGACGCCAAGACGAAGGCCCAGCTCGATCGCGGTTCCCGCATCGTCGAGCTCTTCAAGCAGCCTGCGTTTAGCCCGATCCCGATCGAGCAGCAGGTGGTCACACTTTGGGCCATGCAGAAGGGCTACTATGACGGCTTCGACATCAAGAAGGTCACGGCCGCGGCGGTCTCGCTTCGCGAATTCTTCGCCACACGCAAGGACGCGCTTCTCACCGAGATCCGCAACAAGGCTGCGCTCGACGCCGATCTCGAAGGCAAGCTGAAGGCTTCGGTCGACGAGTGGAAGAACTCTTACAACGGTTGA
- the atpG gene encoding ATP synthase F1 subunit gamma — MASTRDIRRRIKSVKNTRQITKAMELVAASKMKRAQQAALAGRPYAQLMASMLGALAGRVEEAQHPFLVKREVKTRGILLVTTDKGLCGPLNANLFKVVTTIEGDAKFVTIGRKGAQFLGRTKRQILADFQVSDKAGFAEVKVAIEFLVKQYLEGTVDTIEVIYSRFKNTLVQEPTLRPVLPLASVSEFTAQLQAETGDSSKADARDMLFEPSAAEVLEALLPFYVNRFVYQLILSARASEHSARMVAMKTAKDNATKLLGDLTLEYNKARQAAITQEILEIAAASFATAT, encoded by the coding sequence ATGGCTAGCACGCGCGACATTCGCCGACGTATCAAGTCGGTCAAAAACACGAGGCAGATCACCAAGGCGATGGAGCTGGTGGCCGCATCGAAGATGAAGCGCGCACAGCAGGCCGCGCTCGCGGGCCGCCCCTATGCCCAGCTGATGGCGTCCATGCTCGGTGCGCTCGCAGGCCGGGTTGAGGAGGCGCAGCATCCGTTCCTCGTGAAGCGCGAGGTGAAGACCCGCGGCATTTTGCTTGTGACGACCGACAAGGGACTCTGCGGTCCCCTGAACGCCAACCTCTTCAAGGTCGTCACCACGATCGAAGGCGATGCCAAATTCGTCACCATCGGCCGTAAGGGAGCCCAGTTCCTCGGCCGCACCAAGCGCCAAATCCTCGCCGACTTCCAGGTGAGCGACAAAGCGGGGTTCGCCGAGGTGAAGGTCGCAATCGAGTTCCTCGTTAAGCAATATCTCGAGGGAACAGTCGACACGATCGAAGTCATTTATTCGCGTTTCAAGAACACGCTTGTGCAGGAGCCGACGCTTCGCCCGGTGCTTCCGCTCGCCAGTGTCTCCGAGTTCACCGCACAGCTCCAAGCCGAGACGGGCGACTCAAGCAAGGCGGATGCGCGCGACATGCTGTTCGAGCCAAGCGCAGCCGAGGTCCTCGAGGCGTTGCTTCCGTTCTACGTCAATCGCTTCGTGTACCAGCTGATTCTCAGCGCACGCGCCTCCGAGCACAGCGCGCGCATGGTCGCGATGAAGACGGCGAAGGACAATGCCACGAAGCTGCTCGGCGACCTGACGCTCGAGTATAACAAGGCCCGCCAGGCCGCGATCACGCAGGAGATCCTCGAGATCGCCGCCGCATCGTTCGCCACCGCCACCTGA
- the atpD gene encoding F0F1 ATP synthase subunit beta produces the protein MNTGKIVQVIGPVVDVQFAENAIPPIYQALMVNFTVSGKQETLTLEIQQHLGGGVARAIAMSSSEGLTRGMEVADTGAPISVPVGEGVLGRIFNVTGDTVDGRGPVPFQKKYPIHRPAPALVDQDTKANILETGIKVIDLIAPFTKGGKVGAFGGAGVGKTVVIMELINNIAKAHGGYSVFAGVGERSREGNDLYHEMSEAGVIDQKDISKSKVALVYGQMNEPPGARMRVALSALAMAEYFRDEKNQDVLLFVDNIFRFSQAGSEVSALLGRSPSAVGYQPTLSNEMGLLQERITSTKKGSITSFQAVYVPADDLTDPAPANTFAHLDSTIVLERSIAEKGIYPAVDPLASVSKALEPTVVGEEHYKVARECQRVLQRYKDLQDIIAILGLDELSPEDKLTVFRARKIERFFSQPFHVAEVFTGSPGKYVSVKDTVRGFKMILDGELDEVPEGDFYMKGSIDEVLAAAGKK, from the coding sequence ATGAATACCGGCAAAATCGTCCAAGTCATCGGCCCGGTGGTCGACGTGCAGTTCGCCGAGAACGCCATCCCGCCCATCTACCAGGCGCTCATGGTCAACTTCACCGTCTCCGGCAAGCAGGAGACGCTGACGCTTGAGATCCAGCAGCACCTCGGCGGGGGCGTTGCCCGCGCGATCGCCATGTCCTCCTCCGAGGGCCTGACGCGCGGCATGGAGGTCGCCGACACGGGCGCTCCCATCTCGGTGCCGGTGGGCGAGGGCGTCCTCGGCCGAATCTTCAACGTAACCGGCGACACCGTCGACGGCCGCGGACCTGTTCCCTTCCAGAAGAAGTACCCGATTCACCGTCCGGCTCCGGCCCTGGTCGACCAGGACACCAAGGCCAACATCCTCGAGACCGGAATCAAGGTCATCGACCTGATCGCCCCGTTCACGAAGGGCGGCAAGGTCGGAGCCTTCGGTGGCGCAGGCGTCGGCAAGACCGTCGTCATCATGGAGCTCATCAACAACATCGCGAAGGCGCACGGCGGCTACTCCGTGTTCGCCGGCGTGGGTGAGCGCTCCCGTGAGGGCAACGACCTTTACCACGAAATGTCCGAGGCGGGGGTCATCGATCAAAAGGATATTTCGAAGTCCAAGGTGGCGCTGGTGTACGGCCAGATGAACGAGCCACCGGGTGCCCGTATGCGCGTCGCCCTCTCGGCGCTCGCCATGGCGGAGTATTTCCGCGACGAGAAGAACCAGGACGTGCTTCTCTTCGTCGACAATATCTTCCGCTTCTCCCAGGCGGGTTCTGAAGTGTCCGCGCTTCTCGGCCGTTCGCCGTCCGCCGTGGGTTACCAGCCGACTTTGTCGAATGAGATGGGTCTCCTCCAGGAGCGCATCACCTCGACAAAGAAGGGGTCCATCACCTCCTTCCAGGCCGTCTACGTGCCTGCTGACGACCTCACTGACCCCGCGCCGGCCAACACCTTTGCTCACCTCGACTCGACGATCGTGCTCGAACGCTCGATCGCAGAAAAGGGCATCTATCCCGCCGTCGACCCGCTGGCCTCCGTTTCTAAGGCGCTTGAGCCGACAGTCGTCGGCGAGGAGCACTACAAGGTGGCGCGTGAGTGCCAGCGCGTCCTCCAGCGCTACAAGGACCTCCAGGACATCATCGCGATTCTCGGTCTCGATGAACTTTCTCCCGAGGACAAGCTCACCGTTTTCCGCGCCCGCAAGATCGAGCGCTTCTTCTCCCAGCCGTTCCACGTCGCGGAAGTCTTCACCGGCTCCCCCGGCAAGTACGTGTCCGTCAAGGACACCGTGCGCGGCTTCAAGATGATCCTCGATGGAGAGCTCGACGAAGTCCCGGAAGGCGATTTCTACATGAAGGGCTCGATCGACGAAGTGCTCGCCGCCGCGGGCAAGAAGTAA
- the atpC gene encoding ATP synthase F1 subunit epsilon — protein sequence MALTLEIVTPEARVFSDTIETVVIPTVEGEIGILPGHIPLLTQVQAGELRITRQGKVEHLAVGAGFAEVVGDRVSVLAESAITEEKIDAAAVEQAMKRAEEALKTQSKLAPEEIERLEGFVRFAVAQLYVKRRGR from the coding sequence ATGGCCCTCACGCTCGAAATCGTCACGCCCGAGGCGCGCGTCTTCAGTGACACCATTGAGACGGTCGTCATCCCGACGGTCGAGGGCGAGATTGGCATCCTTCCCGGCCACATTCCGCTCCTGACGCAAGTGCAGGCGGGCGAGCTCCGTATCACACGCCAGGGCAAGGTAGAACACCTTGCCGTGGGTGCGGGCTTCGCCGAGGTCGTCGGGGACCGCGTCTCGGTTCTTGCCGAGAGTGCGATCACCGAGGAGAAGATCGATGCCGCCGCCGTTGAGCAGGCGATGAAGCGCGCCGAGGAGGCGCTCAAGACCCAGTCGAAACTCGCGCCCGAAGAGATCGAACGTCTCGAAGGCTTCGTGCGTTTCGCCGTGGCCCAGTTGTACGTGAAGCGTCGCGGGCGCTGA